From Chloroflexi bacterium ADurb.Bin180:
GGGCGCGCCTGGCCGGTTCAGGTCCGGGAAAACCCGCCGGGCGCAGCGAGCCGTCGAGCACGGCTGGACCAGAGGAGGACACGAGTGCTGGGGTGGAGAAGGAGCCCCTCTCGAAGGAGGTCTCTCACCAGCTCCTTGAGGCACAACTGTTGGCATTTGGAGACCAGGAAGACGAGGCGCTGAGCCTCATCGACCGGCTCCTGATCAGGGTGGCGCAGGAGGAGACCGATGCCACCGACCTGGAGCTCGAAGTGCGCATGCGCCGCGGCGGGGTGCTGCGCCAGCTCAAGCGCTATGATGAGGCTCTGGCTGAATATCGTCTCTGCCAGAGCAAAGGGCACCTGGCCTGGGACAAAAGCCGGCGTTATGAGGCAGCGTTCGCCGAGGGAGAACTGCTGATCAGCCTGGGACAGCAGCAAGCCGGTGTCCGGCTGCTGCTGTCCACTCTCGAGTCCAATCCTCCGGCACAGGCTCCGTTTCAGGTGCGGGTCCTGCAGAAGGTAGCCGAGACCTACTATGCCTCGGGAGACCACAACCGGGGGCTGCAGTTGGCCGAACAGGGGGCCGCACTGGCCGAGAAGGGGCGCTTGCCTATGGCCAAGGCCAGCTTGTTGCGCCTTGCCGCCCGTTGCCAGATGGCTCTCGGCCGGTCCGAGGAGGCGCTGGCCACGCTCCAGCGAACGCTCGACGTCTATCGGCTGACCAACAGTGCTGCTGGTCAGGTTGATGTCAAGCGCGAAATCGGGCGGCTCTATCAGGCTACCGGCCAGTGGCCCAGGGCCGCTTCCTGGTTGCGGGCTTGCCTCGAAGATGTGGAGGCGGTCGAAGACCTGCGTGGTCAGGCGCGCCTCTGTTACGACATTGCCTGTCTCAGCATTGACCAGGGCGCGCTGGTGGAGGGCGGTATGTTCCTGCAGCGCAGTCTGTCGCTGTTTCGGCAGGTCGATGACCGCGACGGCATTGACGAGGCCGGGCGAACCATGATGGGCCTCACTGTGCTCATTCACCGCGTGGCAACAGCCGACCAGATGACCTTCCGCGACATTGAACGAGGCGTCAAGTCGTCCGGCTCGGACAAGGAGTAGGCAACAAACGATCTTGGACTCTGACAGCGTCCTGAGCGTAGCGAAGGGCCGCGACATTGAAGGGGGCGTCAAGTCATCCGGCTCGGACAAGGAGTAGGGCAGAAGAATGACAGAAAAGGATCGCGAGAGCCCAATGTGTGGGGCCAAGAGCTGCAAGCGCAAGCCGACAGAAGCGACGCCTCCTGCTACCACGCCGGGCACAGAGCCCGATAAGCAGGCGCGCCTGCGCGCCATGCGCGAGGAGGCCAGGCAGGGCGGCGGACCAGAGCGAGCCGCCAAGCAGCACGCTGCCGGCAAGCTGATGGCCCGCGAACGCATCGACCTGCTGGTGGACCCGGGCAGCTTTCGCGAGCTCGATATGTTCGTCACCCATCGCGCCATCGGCTTTGGCGTGGAAAGGTCACACCCCTACGGCGATGGCGTGGTCACCGGCTATGGCACCATCGGCGGCCGGCTGGTCTACCTGTTCTCGCAGGACTTTACCGTCTTTGGCGGCTCGCTGGGCGAGGCCCACGCCGAAAAGATCTGCAAGGTGATGGACCTGGCCCTCAAGACCGGCGTGCCCGTCATCGGCATCAACGACTCGGGCGGCGCGCGCATCCAGGAGGGCGTGGTCTCCCTGGCCGGCTATGCCGAGATCTTTGTGCGCAACGTGCTGGCATCGGGCGTTGTGCCACAGATCTCGGCCGTGATGGGCACCTGCGCCGGCGGTGCCGTATATTCTCCGGCCATCACCGATTTCATCCTGATGGTCAAAGACAGCAGTCACATGTTCATCACCGGCCCGGGCGTGATCAAGGCCGTGACCCACGAAGACGTGCCCTTTGAAGAGCTCGGCGGGGCGATGACG
This genomic window contains:
- a CDS encoding Tetratricopeptide repeat protein — translated: MRPTTLLFWLVVLVLPWVWLFRRQPGARLAGSGPGKPAGRSEPSSTAGPEEDTSAGVEKEPLSKEVSHQLLEAQLLAFGDQEDEALSLIDRLLIRVAQEETDATDLELEVRMRRGGVLRQLKRYDEALAEYRLCQSKGHLAWDKSRRYEAAFAEGELLISLGQQQAGVRLLLSTLESNPPAQAPFQVRVLQKVAETYYASGDHNRGLQLAEQGAALAEKGRLPMAKASLLRLAARCQMALGRSEEALATLQRTLDVYRLTNSAAGQVDVKREIGRLYQATGQWPRAASWLRACLEDVEAVEDLRGQARLCYDIACLSIDQGALVEGGMFLQRSLSLFRQVDDRDGIDEAGRTMMGLTVLIHRVATADQMTFRDIERGVKSSGSDKE